In Mycobacterium gallinarum, a single window of DNA contains:
- a CDS encoding YifB family Mg chelatase-like AAA ATPase, whose product MALGRAFSVAVRGLDGHIVEIEADIASGLPGVHLVGLPDAALQESRDRVRAAITNCGNEWPQARLTLALSPATLPKMGSVYDIALALAVMSAHSKAEWARLEKTVLLGELALDGRVRPVKGVLPAVLAAKKEGWPLVVVPVENLPEAALVHGIDVKGVRTLGQLKCWLEGKAHLEENGGMSCPAPAPVADLSDVVGQTQARYAVEVAAAGAHHLMLTGPPGVGKTMLAQRLPGLLPELSESEALEVTAIHSVAGLLSGSTPLITRPPFVAPHHTSSVAAMVGGGSGLARPGAVSRAHRGVLFLDECAEIGVSVMEALRTPLEDGEIRLARRDGVARYPARFQLVLAANPCPCAPADPRDCICPGQIKRRYLGKLSGPLLDRVDLVVEMHSERAGAFAQQEGESTVDVRERVAKAREAAVERWRPHGIRTNAEVSGSLLRKKFRLAKTVTEPLRFALDRGLLSQRGADRVQRVAWTLADLAGRTSPALEDVTTALSFRQDGGAR is encoded by the coding sequence ATGGCGCTGGGACGAGCATTCTCGGTCGCCGTGCGCGGCCTTGACGGGCACATCGTGGAGATCGAGGCCGACATCGCGTCGGGGCTGCCCGGTGTGCACCTCGTCGGGCTGCCGGACGCCGCGTTGCAGGAGTCGCGGGACCGGGTTCGCGCGGCGATCACCAACTGCGGCAACGAGTGGCCGCAGGCCCGGCTGACGCTGGCGCTCTCACCCGCGACGCTGCCGAAGATGGGCTCCGTCTATGACATCGCGCTCGCGTTGGCGGTGATGTCCGCGCACAGCAAGGCGGAGTGGGCGCGGTTGGAGAAGACGGTGCTGCTCGGCGAACTGGCGCTCGACGGCCGGGTGCGGCCCGTCAAGGGAGTGCTGCCCGCGGTACTCGCCGCGAAGAAGGAGGGATGGCCGCTCGTGGTGGTCCCGGTTGAGAATTTGCCGGAAGCGGCGCTGGTGCACGGCATCGACGTCAAGGGGGTGCGGACACTCGGCCAACTGAAGTGCTGGCTCGAGGGCAAGGCGCACCTCGAGGAGAACGGTGGCATGTCGTGCCCGGCGCCGGCGCCCGTGGCCGACCTGTCCGACGTGGTCGGTCAGACACAGGCCCGTTACGCGGTCGAGGTTGCCGCCGCCGGTGCGCATCACCTGATGTTGACCGGCCCGCCGGGCGTCGGAAAAACGATGCTGGCACAGCGGCTTCCAGGCTTGTTGCCCGAACTCAGCGAAAGTGAGGCACTTGAGGTGACGGCGATTCACTCGGTGGCCGGCCTGTTGTCGGGCAGTACGCCGTTGATCACGCGGCCGCCATTCGTCGCGCCGCATCACACCTCGAGCGTGGCGGCGATGGTCGGCGGCGGCAGCGGATTGGCCCGACCGGGTGCAGTTAGTCGCGCCCACCGCGGGGTGTTGTTTCTCGACGAATGCGCGGAGATCGGCGTCAGTGTGATGGAAGCGTTGCGAACTCCGCTGGAAGACGGTGAGATTCGGTTGGCCCGCCGCGACGGCGTGGCGCGGTATCCGGCCCGGTTCCAGTTGGTGCTGGCCGCCAACCCGTGTCCGTGCGCACCTGCGGATCCGCGTGACTGCATCTGTCCGGGGCAGATCAAGCGACGCTATCTGGGCAAGCTGTCCGGCCCACTGCTCGACCGTGTGGACCTGGTCGTCGAGATGCATTCCGAGCGCGCCGGCGCGTTTGCCCAGCAGGAGGGCGAGTCGACCGTCGACGTGCGCGAGCGGGTCGCGAAAGCACGCGAGGCTGCGGTGGAGCGGTGGCGGCCCCACGGCATCCGCACCAATGCCGAGGTGAGTGGGTCCCTGCTGCGCAAGAAGTTCCGGCTTGCCAAGACTGTCACCGAGCCTCTTCGTTTCGCGCTCGACCGCGGTCTGCTCAGCCAGCGCGGAGCAGACCGCGTTCAGCGAGTCGCCTGGACACTCGCCGACCTGGCGGGACGAACGTCGCCGGCGTTGGAGGACGTGACCACCGCGTTGAGCTTTCGACAGGACGGGGGAGCGCGATGA
- a CDS encoding DUF899 domain-containing protein produces the protein MSTEATTTAGKPPVVDVQTWRAALDDLRRREKAATRELDAIAAARRRLPMVKMDDYTLAGADGPVRLVDIFDGRTQLITYHHMWEDGAEWQCGGCTGFTSQFTRLDFLDNYDARFVIVTNGPIEEALAYREKVGNRMEWYSAAGTSFGADVDAAPGEGFGVNVFLRDGDTVYRTWHTNGRGTEQLSHSFALIDLLPYGRQEEWQDSPEGWPSRPTYSGWLDSPDIARAYGSGG, from the coding sequence ATGAGTACTGAGGCGACGACGACAGCGGGCAAGCCCCCGGTGGTCGACGTTCAGACGTGGCGCGCCGCGCTGGACGATCTGCGGCGGCGCGAGAAAGCAGCGACGCGCGAGCTCGATGCGATCGCCGCGGCGCGCAGACGGCTGCCGATGGTGAAGATGGACGACTACACGCTGGCCGGTGCCGACGGACCCGTCCGGCTCGTCGACATCTTCGACGGGCGGACGCAGCTCATCACCTATCACCACATGTGGGAAGACGGCGCCGAATGGCAGTGCGGCGGCTGCACCGGTTTCACCTCGCAATTCACCCGGCTGGATTTCCTCGACAACTACGACGCCCGGTTCGTGATCGTCACGAACGGGCCGATCGAAGAGGCGTTGGCCTACCGCGAGAAGGTCGGCAACCGGATGGAGTGGTACTCGGCGGCGGGTACGTCGTTCGGTGCCGACGTCGACGCCGCGCCGGGCGAAGGGTTCGGAGTCAACGTGTTTCTGCGGGACGGCGACACCGTCTACCGGACCTGGCACACCAACGGGCGCGGCACCGAGCAGCTCAGTCACTCCTTCGCGCTGATCGATCTGCTGCCATACGGGCGGCAGGAGGAATGGCAGGACTCGCCGGAGGGCTGGCCGTCACGGCCGACGTACTCGGGTTGGCTGGACAGCCCGGACATCGCGCGGGCTTACGGCAGCGGCGGCTGA
- the dprA gene encoding DNA-processing protein DprA, with protein sequence MSDQIARAWAYLSRVAEPPCPELRALARRVGPVEAADRVRSGAADGTVGRVVEARREIDCAAEDLEVLNRMGGRLITADDAEWPLLAFNAFRGVNDRPQAHEPMVLWAVGPMCLDEVSDRAAAIVGTRAATAYGEFVAGDLAAGLAARDATVISGGAFGIDGAAHRAALAADGTTVAVLAGGIDVPYPSAHAAMLRQIRDHGLVISEYPPGERPARHRFLTRNRLVAGLAGATVVVEAGARSGAANTAAWARALGRPVCAVPGPVTSSASVGSHALLKAGANVVTRAEDVIELIGRVGELAPDEHRPASALDGLSDADRRVYDALPARAARTADEIAVAAGLPPTQVLGPLAVLELSGLVVRREGRWKLARTTSRTT encoded by the coding sequence ATGAGCGATCAGATCGCGCGTGCATGGGCCTATCTGTCGCGAGTCGCGGAACCGCCGTGTCCGGAACTGCGCGCGTTGGCCCGACGAGTCGGTCCGGTGGAGGCCGCCGACCGTGTGCGTAGCGGGGCAGCCGACGGCACCGTCGGCCGCGTCGTCGAGGCCAGACGCGAGATCGACTGTGCAGCAGAAGATCTAGAAGTCCTTAACCGTATGGGCGGACGGCTGATCACCGCTGATGACGCCGAGTGGCCGCTGTTGGCATTCAACGCGTTTCGCGGTGTCAACGATCGGCCGCAGGCACATGAGCCGATGGTGCTGTGGGCCGTCGGTCCGATGTGCCTCGACGAGGTTTCCGATCGTGCGGCCGCAATTGTCGGCACGCGGGCGGCCACGGCGTACGGCGAGTTCGTCGCCGGGGACCTGGCGGCGGGTTTGGCGGCCCGTGACGCGACGGTGATCTCGGGCGGGGCCTTCGGAATCGACGGCGCCGCACACCGCGCCGCGCTGGCGGCGGACGGGACGACGGTGGCGGTGCTCGCAGGCGGCATCGACGTGCCCTACCCGTCGGCGCACGCCGCGATGCTGCGGCAGATCCGCGACCACGGTCTCGTGATCAGTGAGTATCCACCTGGCGAACGGCCCGCGCGGCACCGATTTCTGACGCGCAACAGATTGGTCGCGGGTCTCGCGGGTGCGACCGTCGTCGTCGAGGCGGGAGCGCGCAGCGGCGCGGCGAACACCGCGGCGTGGGCCCGCGCGCTGGGGCGTCCGGTCTGCGCGGTGCCCGGCCCGGTGACGTCGTCTGCGTCGGTCGGCAGTCACGCGCTGCTGAAGGCGGGCGCCAACGTGGTGACTCGCGCCGAGGACGTCATCGAATTGATCGGCCGCGTCGGCGAACTCGCACCGGATGAGCACCGACCGGCATCTGCGTTGGACGGGCTGAGCGACGCCGACAGAAGGGTTTACGACGCGCTGCCGGCCCGGGCCGCCCGCACCGCCGACGAGATCGCGGTGGCCGCCGGCCTGCCGCCGACGCAGGTGCTCGGTCCGCTGGCGGTGCTGGAGCTGTCCGGTTTGGTGGTGCGCCGCGAGGGGAGGTGGAAGCTGGCACGGACGACATCTCGTACGACATGA
- a CDS encoding DUF1206 domain-containing protein has protein sequence MANKSLHGAADRATDSDAFEYTARAGFVVSGVLHLLVGYIILQIAFGSGGNADQSGALATLAAQTGGKLILWAAAIGLVALGLWRVAEAIVGSKPGEGSGTNRDDTPAWKRAKAAGLAIVNFAIALSAARFAMGSGQQSSQQNSGMSAQLMQSGWGKTLLIAVGLGLVGVGGYHVYKGVVQKFFKDLRVSDGTWIKAVGISGYVAKGLVLAGAGLLVIVATLQADPSKAAGLDAAVKALGQAPFGKFLLILAALGIAAFGVYNFVRGRYGRM, from the coding sequence ATGGCCAACAAGTCCCTCCATGGCGCAGCTGATCGCGCGACCGACAGCGATGCGTTCGAATACACCGCTCGCGCTGGCTTCGTCGTCAGCGGTGTGCTGCACCTGCTGGTCGGATACATCATCCTTCAGATCGCCTTCGGGTCCGGCGGTAATGCGGATCAGTCCGGCGCCCTTGCGACCCTGGCCGCCCAGACCGGTGGCAAGTTGATCCTGTGGGCGGCCGCGATCGGCCTTGTCGCACTTGGTCTATGGCGTGTCGCCGAGGCAATCGTCGGCTCCAAACCAGGTGAAGGGTCCGGAACCAACCGGGATGACACACCCGCCTGGAAACGCGCGAAGGCCGCAGGACTGGCGATCGTGAACTTCGCCATCGCGCTGTCGGCCGCCCGCTTCGCCATGGGCAGCGGTCAGCAGAGTAGTCAGCAGAACAGCGGGATGAGCGCGCAGTTGATGCAATCCGGCTGGGGCAAGACACTCCTCATCGCCGTCGGGCTCGGGCTCGTCGGGGTGGGCGGCTATCACGTCTACAAGGGCGTGGTCCAAAAGTTCTTCAAAGACCTGCGCGTCTCGGACGGCACCTGGATCAAAGCCGTCGGGATCAGCGGCTACGTCGCCAAAGGGCTGGTGTTGGCAGGCGCGGGCCTTCTGGTGATCGTCGCGACGCTGCAGGCCGACCCCTCGAAGGCGGCCGGTCTCGACGCCGCGGTGAAGGCTCTCGGCCAGGCCCCGTTCGGCAAGTTCCTGCTCATCCTCGCCGCGCTCGGCATCGCCGCGTTCGGCGTTTACAACTTCGTACGCGGTCGTTACGGCCGGATGTGA
- a CDS encoding heme-binding protein, which produces MNKSAKPTRSRVVGVAAACALGVSVAVVSAPMASAADCTASGLAVTAGGVLAEAGGYLAGHPGANDVLTAAATQPPDVARNNVRGYFMGNPGEFLDLSRIASPLKDLRNQCGVAITPAQFATLFEAMEV; this is translated from the coding sequence ATGAACAAGTCAGCCAAACCCACACGCTCGCGAGTCGTCGGAGTCGCCGCCGCATGTGCTCTCGGGGTCTCGGTGGCCGTCGTCAGCGCGCCGATGGCCAGCGCCGCAGACTGCACCGCCAGCGGGCTCGCCGTGACCGCCGGTGGTGTGCTCGCCGAGGCGGGCGGCTACCTCGCCGGCCATCCCGGCGCCAACGACGTTCTCACCGCGGCCGCCACGCAGCCACCTGACGTGGCGCGCAACAACGTGCGGGGTTACTTCATGGGCAACCCCGGAGAATTCCTGGACCTGTCGCGCATCGCGAGCCCGTTGAAGGACCTGCGCAACCAGTGCGGCGTCGCCATCACGCCCGCGCAGTTCGCGACACTGTTCGAGGCGATGGAGGTCTGA
- a CDS encoding iron ABC transporter substrate-binding protein, producing MRHRWSRIAALVSAVAVVLGATSCSSSDESDELLIYNAQHESLTKEWIDAFTKETGIKVTYRQGGDTELGNQLVAEGNGSPADIFLTENSPAMAAVEKAGLFAALDQATLDQVPEQYRPATGKWTGVAARSTVFVYNPSKLTPDQLPKSLVDLQNPEWKGRWGAPPTKADFQAIVAALLQLKGEAETAKWLAAMKSGATLYSDNIATLKAVNAGEVDGGVIYHYYWFRDQSKTKEMSANTALHYFKNEDPGAFVSLSGGGVLESSKKKDEAQQFIRFITGKAGQEVLEKGTSFEYPVASGVPANSALPPLDTLQAPAVDPSTLNSAQVTDLMTKAGLL from the coding sequence ATGCGCCACCGTTGGAGCCGGATCGCCGCACTCGTGTCGGCCGTTGCTGTCGTGCTCGGAGCGACGTCGTGCTCGAGTTCGGACGAGAGCGACGAGTTACTGATCTACAACGCTCAGCACGAGTCGCTGACCAAAGAGTGGATCGACGCGTTCACGAAAGAGACCGGCATCAAGGTCACGTATCGCCAGGGCGGCGACACCGAGCTGGGAAACCAGCTGGTGGCCGAGGGCAACGGATCTCCCGCCGACATATTCCTGACGGAGAACTCGCCGGCGATGGCTGCGGTCGAGAAGGCGGGACTGTTCGCCGCTCTCGATCAAGCGACCCTCGATCAGGTTCCCGAGCAATACCGCCCGGCCACCGGCAAGTGGACGGGTGTCGCGGCGCGCAGCACCGTGTTCGTCTACAACCCCTCCAAGCTGACCCCGGATCAGCTGCCGAAGTCGCTGGTGGACCTGCAGAACCCCGAATGGAAGGGCCGCTGGGGCGCTCCCCCGACAAAGGCCGACTTCCAGGCCATCGTCGCCGCGCTGCTGCAGCTCAAGGGTGAGGCCGAAACCGCAAAATGGCTCGCGGCGATGAAGTCCGGCGCGACGTTGTACAGCGACAACATCGCCACGCTGAAGGCGGTCAACGCGGGCGAGGTCGACGGTGGCGTGATCTATCACTACTACTGGTTCCGCGATCAGTCGAAAACCAAAGAGATGAGCGCAAATACGGCGCTGCACTACTTCAAGAACGAGGATCCCGGCGCGTTCGTGAGCCTGTCGGGCGGCGGCGTGCTCGAGTCGAGCAAGAAGAAGGACGAGGCCCAGCAGTTCATCCGGTTCATCACCGGCAAGGCGGGCCAGGAGGTGTTGGAGAAGGGCACCTCGTTCGAGTATCCGGTCGCCAGCGGCGTGCCCGCCAACTCCGCGCTGCCGCCGCTGGACACGCTGCAGGCACCCGCGGTGGACCCGTCGACGCTGAACTCAGCGCAGGTGACGGATCTGATGACGAAGGCGGGCTTGCTGTAG
- a CDS encoding ABC transporter permease, protein MTAAPPIPAPAAGSPRSEATARPGPLVSITVAVLVAATCIPLGYVVWGTVSVGWTRAYELVVRPRVGELLFNTVALVIVTVPLCVLIGVGLAWLTERTDLPGRGFWRPLFVAPLAVPAFVNSYAWVGVVPSIHGLWAGVLITTLSYFPFMYLPVAATLRRLDPAVEESARALGSGSIGVFFRVVFPQLRLAILGGGLLVGLHLLSEFGAFAMIRFDTFTVAIFQQFQATFDGAAGSMLAGVLVILCLVLLTVEAVARGKVRFARIGSGAPRAATPNHLGHSTIPALLAVTVVAVLSLGVPIWTLLRWLWIGGADVWDFAALGNSLGQTIGLAGTAAIVTTVLAFPVAWVAVRSSGLLARTVEGANYITSALPGIVTALALVTVAIHYVRPLYQSVPLIVCAYVLLFMPRALVNVRAGLAQVPPSLEEASRSLGASPSETFVRVTLRLTAPAAAAGACMVFVAVATELTATLLLAPTGTRTLSMMFWSWSSELDYAAAAPYAMVLVLLAIPVTVLLFRQSMKVAAL, encoded by the coding sequence GTGACTGCTGCTCCCCCCATTCCGGCGCCCGCTGCGGGGTCCCCGCGGTCCGAGGCCACCGCGAGGCCGGGTCCGCTGGTTTCGATAACCGTCGCGGTTCTGGTTGCCGCCACCTGCATTCCGCTGGGCTATGTGGTGTGGGGAACGGTGTCGGTCGGGTGGACGCGCGCCTACGAGTTGGTGGTCCGGCCTCGGGTCGGCGAACTGCTGTTCAACACCGTCGCGCTGGTGATCGTCACGGTGCCGCTCTGCGTGCTGATCGGCGTCGGCCTCGCGTGGCTGACGGAGCGGACCGACCTCCCCGGCCGGGGGTTTTGGCGCCCGTTGTTCGTTGCGCCACTGGCTGTTCCGGCCTTCGTCAACAGCTACGCCTGGGTCGGTGTCGTCCCATCGATCCACGGGTTGTGGGCCGGAGTCCTCATCACCACGCTGTCGTACTTCCCGTTCATGTACCTGCCGGTCGCGGCGACCCTGCGCCGGCTCGACCCTGCCGTCGAGGAGTCCGCACGCGCACTGGGATCGGGGTCGATAGGTGTGTTCTTCCGCGTCGTGTTTCCACAATTGCGATTGGCGATCCTGGGCGGCGGACTGCTCGTCGGCCTGCATCTGCTCTCGGAATTCGGCGCGTTCGCAATGATCCGGTTCGATACGTTCACCGTCGCGATCTTCCAGCAGTTCCAGGCCACCTTCGACGGTGCGGCGGGCAGCATGCTTGCCGGAGTTCTGGTCATCCTGTGCCTGGTACTCCTCACCGTGGAAGCGGTTGCGCGCGGCAAAGTCCGATTCGCCAGAATCGGATCCGGCGCGCCGCGTGCCGCAACCCCGAACCATCTGGGCCACAGCACAATCCCCGCATTGCTCGCAGTGACCGTTGTCGCAGTGCTGTCGCTGGGTGTTCCGATCTGGACGCTGCTGCGCTGGCTGTGGATCGGCGGCGCCGACGTGTGGGACTTCGCCGCACTCGGCAATTCGCTCGGCCAGACCATCGGGCTGGCAGGTACCGCGGCGATCGTCACCACAGTGCTGGCCTTCCCCGTGGCATGGGTCGCGGTGCGGTCGAGCGGACTGCTCGCCCGCACAGTCGAGGGCGCCAACTACATCACCAGCGCCCTGCCGGGTATTGTCACCGCGCTCGCACTTGTCACCGTGGCGATCCATTACGTGCGACCGCTCTATCAGAGCGTCCCGCTGATCGTGTGCGCCTACGTCCTGCTGTTCATGCCGCGGGCACTGGTCAATGTCCGGGCCGGTCTCGCCCAGGTTCCGCCGAGCCTTGAGGAAGCGTCCCGGTCGCTTGGCGCGTCGCCGTCGGAAACGTTCGTCCGGGTGACGCTGCGGCTCACCGCGCCCGCCGCCGCCGCCGGGGCGTGCATGGTATTCGTCGCCGTGGCAACCGAACTGACCGCGACATTGCTGCTGGCGCCGACTGGCACCAGGACGTTGTCGATGATGTTCTGGTCGTGGAGTAGCGAACTCGACTACGCAGCCGCCGCCCCGTACGCAATGGTGTTGGTGCTGTTGGCCATACCCGTGACCGTCCTGCTCTTCCGTCAGTCGATGAAAGTGGCCGCACTGTGA
- a CDS encoding YraN family protein: MTHPKTSWTRAEIGALGERLAVEHLQSVGLRVLARNWRCRYGELDVIAADDASRVVVFVEVKTRTSDRFGGIEQAVTPQKVRRLRRLAGLWLARQDARWCGVRIDVVGVRIGRRPIPEITHLRGVG, encoded by the coding sequence ATGACTCATCCGAAGACGTCGTGGACCCGCGCCGAGATCGGCGCACTGGGCGAACGTTTGGCCGTCGAACATCTGCAATCGGTGGGATTACGAGTCCTCGCACGTAACTGGCGCTGCCGTTATGGCGAACTCGACGTGATCGCGGCCGACGACGCCTCGCGCGTCGTGGTGTTCGTCGAGGTGAAGACCCGCACCAGCGACCGGTTCGGGGGAATCGAACAGGCGGTCACACCGCAGAAGGTACGTCGGCTGAGGCGCCTCGCAGGGCTGTGGCTGGCACGACAGGATGCCCGCTGGTGCGGGGTGCGCATCGACGTCGTCGGCGTGCGCATCGGTCGCCGACCGATTCCGGAGATCACCCATCTGCGGGGAGTGGGCTGA
- a CDS encoding tyrosine recombinase XerC, which produces MEAILEEFDEYLALERGRSEHTRRAYLGDLRSLFDFVAQRVPDAGISGLTLPILRSWLAALAATGAARTTLARRTSAVKTFTAWAVRRGLMASDPAARLQVPKARRTLPAVLRQDQALDAMAAAKSGAQQGDPLALRDRLIVELLYASGIRVSELCGLDIDDVDTSRRLLRVLGKGNKQRTVPFGAPAVAALTEWLSDGRPALATKDSGPALLLGARGRRLDPRQARTVVHQTMAAVDGAPDIGPHGLRHSAATHLLEGGADLRVVQELLGHSTLATTQLYTHVTVARLRAVHDQAHPRA; this is translated from the coding sequence GTGGAGGCGATCCTCGAGGAGTTCGACGAGTACCTCGCGCTGGAGCGCGGTCGCTCTGAACACACGCGTCGCGCCTATCTCGGTGATCTGCGGTCGCTATTCGACTTCGTCGCCCAACGCGTACCCGACGCGGGGATTTCCGGGTTGACACTGCCGATTCTGCGTTCGTGGCTCGCGGCGCTGGCCGCCACAGGCGCAGCCAGGACGACGCTGGCCCGTCGCACGTCCGCCGTCAAGACCTTCACGGCTTGGGCGGTGCGACGCGGTCTGATGGCAAGCGACCCCGCCGCGCGCCTGCAGGTGCCCAAGGCCCGCCGCACACTGCCGGCCGTGCTGCGTCAGGACCAGGCGCTGGACGCCATGGCCGCAGCGAAATCCGGTGCACAACAGGGAGATCCGCTAGCGTTACGCGACCGTTTGATCGTCGAGCTGCTCTACGCGAGCGGTATTCGGGTCAGCGAGTTGTGCGGACTGGACATCGACGACGTCGACACCTCCCGACGCCTGCTGCGCGTGCTCGGCAAGGGCAACAAGCAGCGAACGGTGCCGTTCGGGGCGCCCGCGGTCGCGGCGCTAACCGAATGGCTGTCCGACGGTCGCCCCGCGTTGGCCACCAAAGACTCCGGTCCCGCGCTGCTTCTGGGTGCGCGTGGGCGACGACTCGACCCGCGGCAGGCCCGCACGGTCGTGCACCAGACGATGGCTGCGGTCGACGGCGCCCCCGACATCGGGCCGCACGGGCTGCGGCACAGCGCCGCCACCCATCTGCTCGAAGGTGGCGCGGATCTGCGCGTCGTACAGGAACTGCTCGGCCATTCGACGCTGGCCACCACGCAGCTCTACACCCACGTCACGGTCGCGCGCCTGCGTGCCGTCCACGACCAGGCCCACCCCCGCGCGTAG
- a CDS encoding lactate 2-monooxygenase, protein MAYGDYQLEIYFQGLSGVLPKLPMSFAELEAKAQAAMSPSMWSYVAGGAGDERTQRVNATAFENWGLMPRMFVGAAERDLTVDFLGLSLPSPVMMAPVGVIGLCAQDGHGDLATARAAARTGVPMIASTMTADPMEAVAAELGDTPGFFQLYTPKDRDVAASFVQRAEAAGFKGIVVTLDTWIPGWRPRDLSTSNFPFLRGHCLANYTTDPVFLDSLAQPPEENMQAAIMQWISIFGNPLTWDDLPWLRSLTSLPLLLKGICHPDDVRRAKDGGVDAIYCSNHGGRQANGGIPAIDCLPGVVEAAEGMPVLFDSGIRSGADIVKAIALGASTVAIGRPYTYGLALGGEDGIVHVLRSLLAEADLTMAVDGYRSLKELTPDALRRVS, encoded by the coding sequence ATGGCTTACGGCGATTACCAGCTCGAGATCTACTTCCAGGGTCTGTCCGGCGTCCTGCCTAAGCTCCCGATGTCTTTCGCGGAGTTGGAGGCCAAGGCGCAGGCCGCGATGTCACCGTCGATGTGGTCCTACGTCGCGGGCGGCGCAGGCGACGAACGTACTCAGCGCGTCAACGCCACCGCCTTCGAGAACTGGGGACTTATGCCGCGGATGTTCGTCGGCGCCGCCGAACGCGACCTGACTGTCGATTTCCTCGGGCTCTCGCTGCCGTCGCCGGTGATGATGGCTCCCGTCGGTGTCATCGGTTTGTGTGCGCAGGACGGACATGGCGACCTCGCCACAGCACGTGCGGCAGCGCGCACCGGCGTGCCGATGATCGCCTCAACCATGACTGCCGATCCGATGGAGGCCGTCGCCGCCGAATTAGGCGACACGCCAGGCTTTTTCCAGCTCTACACCCCCAAGGACCGAGACGTTGCCGCGAGCTTCGTGCAACGCGCCGAGGCCGCCGGTTTCAAGGGCATCGTCGTGACACTGGACACTTGGATTCCCGGCTGGCGACCACGCGACCTGTCGACTTCGAACTTCCCGTTCCTGCGTGGTCACTGTCTGGCGAACTACACCACCGATCCGGTGTTCCTCGACAGCCTGGCGCAGCCGCCGGAAGAGAACATGCAGGCTGCGATCATGCAGTGGATCTCGATCTTCGGGAATCCGCTGACGTGGGACGACCTGCCGTGGCTGCGCTCGCTCACCTCGCTGCCGCTGCTCCTCAAGGGCATTTGCCATCCCGACGACGTACGGCGCGCGAAAGACGGTGGCGTCGACGCCATCTACTGCTCCAACCACGGCGGCCGCCAGGCCAACGGCGGAATTCCGGCCATCGACTGCCTGCCCGGTGTGGTGGAGGCCGCCGAGGGGATGCCGGTGCTATTCGATTCGGGCATCCGCAGCGGGGCCGACATCGTCAAGGCGATCGCGCTCGGCGCCTCGACGGTCGCGATCGGCAGGCCTTACACCTACGGCCTCGCGCTTGGCGGAGAGGACGGCATCGTGCACGTGCTGCGGTCGCTGCTCGCCGAGGCCGACCTGACGATGGCCGTCGACGGCTATCGCTCGCTGAAGGAACTGACTCCCGACGCGTTGCGGCGCGTCAGCTGA
- a CDS encoding siderophore-interacting protein, producing MAGRPVHTFEVVRTEQLTPHLKRVVLGGAGFDTFTPNDSTDAYVKIVFVRPGVDVAALEQPLTLDSFKALPAAQQPTVRTYTVRKVDAERREIVIDFVVHGEHGVAGPWAVAAQPGQPAYLMGPSGGYAPDPAADWHLLAGDEAAVPAIGAALEALPDNAIGQVFIEVGGPDDEVELQAPPGVDITWIYRGGRADLVAEDQAGDHAPLIDAVKGAAWLPGQVQVFIHGEAQTVMHNLRPYIRKERGVDAKWASSISGYWRRGRTEETFRQWKAELAKAEQANA from the coding sequence GTGGCAGGACGTCCGGTGCACACGTTCGAAGTGGTGCGCACCGAGCAGCTGACCCCGCATCTTAAGCGGGTCGTGCTCGGCGGCGCGGGCTTCGACACCTTCACGCCCAACGACTCCACCGACGCCTACGTCAAGATCGTGTTCGTTCGCCCCGGTGTCGACGTCGCCGCGTTGGAGCAGCCGCTGACACTGGACAGTTTCAAGGCTCTGCCCGCCGCGCAACAACCGACCGTGCGCACGTACACGGTCCGAAAGGTGGATGCCGAGCGACGCGAGATCGTCATCGACTTCGTGGTGCACGGTGAGCACGGTGTCGCCGGTCCGTGGGCCGTCGCGGCGCAACCCGGTCAGCCGGCCTACCTGATGGGGCCCAGTGGCGGGTACGCGCCCGATCCCGCGGCCGACTGGCACCTGCTCGCTGGCGACGAGGCCGCTGTGCCGGCGATCGGCGCGGCGTTGGAAGCATTGCCGGACAACGCAATCGGTCAGGTTTTCATCGAGGTGGGCGGGCCCGACGACGAGGTCGAACTGCAGGCGCCGCCGGGTGTGGACATCACGTGGATCTACCGGGGCGGCCGCGCCGACCTGGTGGCCGAGGACCAGGCCGGTGACCACGCGCCGCTCATCGACGCCGTGAAGGGCGCGGCGTGGTTGCCCGGTCAAGTGCAGGTGTTCATCCACGGCGAGGCGCAGACCGTCATGCACAACCTGCGTCCTTACATCCGCAAGGAGCGTGGCGTGGACGCCAAGTGGGCGTCGTCGATCTCGGGATACTGGCGCCGCGGCCGCACCGAGGAGACGTTCAGGCAGTGGAAGGCGGAACTCGCGAAGGCAGAACAGGCCAACGCGTGA